In Ptychodera flava strain L36383 chromosome 21, AS_Pfla_20210202, whole genome shotgun sequence, a genomic segment contains:
- the LOC139121253 gene encoding uncharacterized protein, translated as MSEVEMDLAVSETPMMEQLKSPRHTSLSGDIDRFTKNGNEDLAHGRIKQAVEAFEQAYKRAEELDEGYALRGCAFNLGAVYIATGHPQRGIELLRKAVPPENTKDGSSNGDLFYNFGLAHDALHNYNEAIQNYEKAIDEYQKDKNVSMEAETHCKLASVYQYLQKYPQAEKEFGKAADKYLSLQEVFKQTSAMCNRGNCLLQTKDVTLTTKVLDDCLELCGQQEQTSKLGKVYHDVGLGYVQLKDFNKAVQCFELALPLFREPHKNQKKEAVILQNLGAVYNSLGDFQRAISFHEKAAALHNALGDRTRQGQCFNNLAFAFSQLGDYESAGESYLHALQAAKDTGDKRAQWQAYEGLAAVNLHRGETEKAIALYKQALTLAAQIPNSEVAQERLVGKLSDAIEYQLKLSGSHRHSMRRRAFLVSRQSSEHAYLMTNRGTMTSPDRFIPRIVETQASVIEISRPLSKGRSRRRKRFGLRHRDSSDEDNFKTVALGVEEYDTDSDLSLINARSRSQSESSKLEFEKEKRIKTKKRLKKRQDNLSEEAVAVKSEMQGGEIVKTEAVIEAVPKAQLVADYKDSDSDSDSSSENSSFTSVTNSANTNQSGKPETTPLYSTIERTAKQEAVQADDEGETATTEGKTQSEKLQTRRKHRQRKRPEIESSSSSDSTCDTTSESETESDSTTDDEQQGENPLYETLEEHQNAMASSIPVRDPPPVPTSKSSDSEEPPPLPRRQYSSKAIDPFQGAQLAQMSRAEREKALYEIGRQQSEQESAQQSSSSSSDGKEKTEKTKSRMCIIM; from the exons ATGTCTGAGGTTGAGATGGACCTTGCAGTGTCAGAGACACCGATGATGGAACAATTGAAATCACCCAGACACACCTCCCTGTCTGGAGACATTGATAGATTCACCAAGAATGGCAATGAGGACCTGGCTCATGGAAGAATAAAGCAAGCCGTGGAAGCATTTGAACAGGCTTACAAGAGAGCCGAGGAACTTGATGAAGGGTATGCCCTCAGGGGGTGTGCTTTCAATCTTGGTGCTGTATACATTGCCACGGGTCATCCCCAGCGAGGCATTGAACTCCTCAGGAAAGCTGTACCACCTGAGAACACTAAAGATGGCAGCTCTAATGGAGACCTCTTCTACAACTTTGGACTTGCCCATGATGCACTGCATAACTACAACGAAGCAATACAGAACTATGAGAAAGCCATAGATGAATACCAGAAAGATAAAAATGTCAGTATGGAAGCGGAGACTCACTGTAAACTAGCGTCTGTCTATCAGTATTTGCAGAAGTATCCCCAGGCTGAGAAAGAATTCGGGAAGGCAGCTGACAAGTACCTAAGCTTACAGGAAGTCTTCAAACAAACTAGTGCTATGTGTAACCGTGGGAACTGCCTTTTGCAAACAAAGGATGTTACCTTGACAACGAAAGTATTGGATGATTGTTTGGAGCTGTGTGGGCAGCAGGAGCAGACCAGCAAACTGG gtAAAGTTTACCATGATGTTGGACTTGGATATGTCCAGCTGAAAGATTTCAACAAGGCAGTGCAGTGTTTTGAGCTGGCGTTGCCACTCTTCCGTGAGCCGCACAAAAATCAGAAGAAAGAAGCAGTGATTCTTCAAAACCTTGGTGCTGTCTACAACTCACTCGGTGACTTCCAGAGAGCAATCAGTTTCCATGAAAAAGCAGCAGCACTTCACA ATGCACTTGGTGATCGAACAAGACAAGGGCAGTGTTTCAACAACCTTGCCTTCGCATTCAGCCAGCTTGGTGATTATGAGTCAGCTGGGGAGTCTTATCTTCACGCTCTGCAAGCAGCTAAGGATACAG GAGACAAACGTGCTCAGTGGCAGGCATATGAAGGTCTTGCTGCTGTCAACTTACACAGAGGGGAAACAGAAAAGGCTATAGCGCTATACAAGCAGGCGCTGACGCTGGCAGCCCAGATCCCAAACTCTGAAGTTGCCCAGGAAAGACTTGTTGGTAAATTATCCGATGCAATAGAATATCAGCTGAAACTGAGTGGATCTCACAGACATTCCATGCGAAGGAGAGCCTTCCTTGTGAGTCGGCAATCG AGTGAGCATGCATACTTAATGACCAACCGAGGCACAATGACAAGTCCAGATAGGTTCATTCCAAGGATTGTGGAAACACAGGCATcagttattgaaatttcaagaccATTGTCAAAGGGAAGATCAAGAAG AAGAAAAAGATTTGGACTTCGACACAGAGATTCCAGTGATGAAGACAATTTCAAAACAGTCGCTCTCGGTGTTGAGGAGTACGACACAGATTCTGACCTCTCACTGATCAATGCGCGATCACGGTCACAATCAGAGAGCAGTAAGCTTGAATTCGAAAAAGAAAAGCGAATCAAAACTAAGAAACGATTGAAGAAACGCCAAGATAACCTGTCGGAGGAAGCAGTTGCCGTGAAAAGTGAAATGCAAGGTGGTGAAATTGTAAAGACAGAAGCAGTCATTGAAGCTGTACCCAAGGCACAGCTGGTTGCAGATTACAAagacagtgacagtgatagtgaCAGTAGCAGTGAGAATAGTTCCTTTACTTCTGTCACCAACAGTGCCAATACAAATCAAAGTGGAAAACCTGAAACTACACCATTGTACAGTACTATTGA GAGAACTGCAAAACAAGAGGCAGTCCAAGCAGATGACGAGGGAGAGACTGCTACAACAGAAGGCAAAACTCAGTCTGAAAAACTACAGACGCGCAGAAAACACAGACAGCGTAAGAGACCAGAGATTGAATCTTCAAGTAGCAGTGATTCAACCTGCGATACCACCAGCGAATCAGAGACTGAAAGTGACTCTACTACTGATG ATGAACAGCAAGGCGAAAATCCACTTTATGAAACTCTTGAAGAACATCAAAATGCCATGGCGTCATCCATCCCTGTCAGAGACCCTCCTCCAGTGCCAACCTCCAAGTCATCGGATTCTGAAGAACCTCCTCCGTTACCAAGGAGGCAGTATTCTTCCAAAGCAATAGATCCATTCCAAGGGGCTCAGCTGGCACAGATGTCCCGTGCTGAAAG GGAGAAGGCATTGTATGAGATTGGAAGACAGCAAAGTGAACAAGAGAGTGCCcagcaatcatcatcatcatcatcggatgGCAAAGAAAAGACAGAGAAAACCAAATCAAGGATGTGTATCATTatgtga